A region of the Lycium barbarum isolate Lr01 chromosome 1, ASM1917538v2, whole genome shotgun sequence genome:
TTACAGGATGTGCTCCCAATAGGCCTAGCAAGTTTCCATACACATCATACTATACTACCACAAAGAAAAATTCATCAAAATCCAGTCAGAAGTACTTTTAATTGATGATAACACAGTAAAATGATAATAGTGGGAACAATTTTCATGGCTCTTGGACtaatagcttgtttggccaagcttccataatctgcttattttgaaaagtgttttttgtCAGAAATGCTCTTTAGAAAAGTACTTTTGGAGAGTAGCAGTTCATGTTTGGCTACCAATTTGAAAAGCACCTTTTTTCAATATTATAGCAGTAATTTGTGCTTGACTAAGGTTTCAAAACCATTTCtgaaaaaaaatcactttttttagcttctgaaaaacaacTCTGCTACTACTGAACTTCTTTTTCCaataaaagcttggccaaatagttcaattttctaaaataaacattttttggaaaaaaaaaaaacacttttgctTACATAAACTTGgcccaaacaggctataaatatTGTAGTAGCATAGCACTAGTAATGCATGAAATTTTGGTTATGAACAAGATTTTGGCTATAACGTATCCTAACCTGTTGTAACAGGTTGTTGGCTATAATTTCTACGTTACTTATCCAACTTTTTTATGAACTATTACCTGTAATTATCTTTTAGGTGAATACATATTTCATTTCAGGTTACTAATTAATCCAAATTTTTAATGGACGGTTACCTGATGAAATCCAGGTTCTCGCGTAAGCGGGACCCCAAGCTCAGCCATGCAAGCTTGAATTCTGTCATCACTACCATATAATCCAGGGTATCGCTGAATGCAACGATCTTGAATCTTTTCCAACTCTTTTGCCAATGGATAACTAATTGCAAATCCGCCTCCACCATAAGCCATGGCATATGAGAAAAAAATGTTCTGAATATGACTTTCTGAAGAACTCCCAATGTAATAATACTGATTATGATCATATTTTGAAAGAATTCTAACGACATTATCCACATTAAACACTGTGTCATCATCTCCCATTACGAACCATCGTACATCTTTAGGTTCCAACCTTAATGTCTCAGAAACAACACGCGAAATCCTAAGAGCCGATCTGTTCCCCTGTCGATTCGTGTAAAGAAACTTAGTCGTATTCTCTGAAATTCGAATTTCAGGCAAACCTTCATTTTTCTTGATTGTAACATTTTTATCTAACCAAACAACACCTCTCATTTCCCCTGGCCTCCACCATAATTTAATGTACTCTTTTCTTTTATCCCACAAATTCGAAGACGCGGCTATTCCAAATACAATGTGTTTTAGACCTGTTTCAGGCTCccttggattttcttgaagagaaagggaagttgagtttTTGGAATTATGAGAAGCTGGAGGGTGTTTTGTGGAAAATGCTTCTTTTGTGGATAATTCTGATGATGAAGGCAAAGTACATTCAGGGGAATCTTTATTGAGAATTAAGTTGAATGAATAAAGAAGATAGATGATTAACAAGGTGATGAATAGCCAAGTTACAGTTTTGCGAAGGTTGCTTAGGCCAAATGCTGGTCGTTGAGAAGAAGCAGAAGTCATTATTGTTATAATTATAGATACAAAAACGAGTCATTAAGTTTAATTTGTGTTTTTTGAGTTTCTAAGTGTTATGGTGATGCATGCATGCCATGTTTCAGTACTTCAGATGAATTGCGGTAGAGtaggaggaagaagaaagtgagtgaTGGAGAAAGAGGTCGGATCGAGAGGAACAGAGAGATTTTCTCAAAGTTTGTTTGATGAATTAATGAAAGAAGATCTTAATTATGTACTGAAGATATATAAAAAGTATTTACATAATAACATCACTTATAAGATAATTATAGCTTTATACACATAGAAAGCATGTATTCTAATCGGCCAAATGCCCCAAAGAAATCTGTCTAGGagaaattaaaaacaaaaattaaagtgtatcacataaaatgAGATAAAAAAGAAATTTACAGATAGTTACGTCATAACAAATTTAATTGTGCAAATATTGTAATGATCTTCTAGCTAGGAATAGAATGAAATAGTCATGTGCTTTATACACATTCACATCCTAAAGAAAAACTTTTGAGTTTCCCACATCATCATCTATGTACAACAAAACTCCAAAGTAATAGTGTTATCTTTTTGTCTAGGTGGATCAAAGATTTAAATTACACGTGGATATAAGGTAACAATTCTATCACTGACTTACTTAACATTCAATTTTCAAATTAGAAGATAGTTTGGCAGTAACAGTTAGAAACTGTCTTCTTAAAGATTTTATGTTTAATGTACATTAAAAAAGCGTATAAATTTATTTTGGTATGTTTTAGGGAATTTTACATAGTTTAGAGAACATATAAgagatatttatatttagtaactacaCTTTGGTTTAATTACATCTAGTAGCTAAATGTTGTATTTCAATTACACAAGGTAACTAATTCAAAACTCATCTCTTCTTATTCCATTGTATCAATCTTTTCCCTCaaccccctctctctcttctccctcaacTATCTCTCCTTTTTCATTCTCTCTTCTCTGTCGGCCAGCCGCCGCCGGTCATCTTCTTCGATTGAGCTAGCCGCCTCCGCCGCTTGGTCATCTTCTCCAGTGTCTTCGATCGAGTGTATTTATCAGATCTGCAACCAAAATTCTGAAGACTCAAGATCGATCGCGGCGACGGACTTCGCCGTTAACGGCGGTGGGAAAGAAATAGTTGAAGGCAGACTATTTGGACGACAGCGCTGTTGCCGGATCTGAGTGTATTTGCTCAGATCTGAATGTATTTCTCAGATCTGAGTATTTATCATTGTTGTTGCTTGAGATGTATTTGTTTTTGTGTTGAATACATAGAAAGAAATGGTTTCTGGTTGGATCGTTACCGGACGACGGCGCCGTTGCCCATGATGGAAAAATCTCCGGTGgtgattttatttcttgtatctcaaatCTGAGTGTATTTTTTTCTTGTATCTCAAATCTGAGTGTATTTAATTCTTGTATCTCATATCTGAGTGTATTCgttatttttttagtgtaaaatagagtgtttctttatgtatttCGAAGGAGATTTTTTTTGTATACTAATGGATACAGTGAATTTTGAATACAGCTTAATATCCCTGTATTATTTttgcatttatgttgtttgaatacaaccgaatttaaatacaataagttgaatacaatgtaaaagttGTTACGAATGAATACATCCAAATTGAATACATCCGAATTGAAAACAGAGAAATACAACCGAATTGAAATACACGTTActatagctacgaaatgtaattagcaaaAATGTAACTATGCCTAAAAGAAAACCCCTCAAAATATAGTCATTTGTGTAAGCTGCCTTTTTTACGATACATATGTCTGGATCCATTTTCACTAGACGATGGCCCAAGTACAAATCCATTCTGCTGAGCTGGATTTGTTGGAAGAAAATGGATCACAGCAACCTAACAAAAGCCCACAACAAAAATTTattctaatatttatttttagcAAGTATATTTGTATGTGCTCTGATTATACGTACAATACTTGTTATGCACTGGATATGCACCGGTCGCGGCTACAATTTGTTACGGTTAGgcgggtgatttttttttttttaagttggcTGGCTAAATATGTTAAGATCCACCAAAAAGAATAATATTGACAAATGTGAACCTCCTTCTAACAACAATGACATGTTAGAAAACATTATACAATCCACACAAGGTAGCAAGTAAATTATTAGACAACGATATAAATCTGAAAGACAACAACTATTAATGTGCTTTAGTCCCAAATAAGTTAGGGTCGACTATATAAATCCTCACTTCTtcgcagtggcggagccaggatttccgccgagggggttcaaaatataaaaaagtaaacatatgaagaagcctaaaggggttcaacatctactatatatacataaaaaataattttaaccttgtcaAAACAATGTTTTTTTCCGCCGAGAGGGTTCGGATACCCCTTGGGCTCTATGTGGCTCCGCtctgacttaaaaaaaaaaaaaaaaaatccttcggCCTTTAAATTTTGAAACTCCTCTGCCTTAACAGGAAAAGAATGGTTTCATGCATGGTTAGGTATGCACAGTGAGGTCCTTTAAATTAGTTACTGCTGGACAGTCACAGAGCCTTTTTCTGTATAGAGAAAGGTGTCTGAGAACAGTGGAATTTAAGTATACATGGTTGTCCTACTTATCATAGCAGGGATTTAAGTGGCTGTAATTATTCCCAAAACTCACAAGAATCTTGCCTTCTCTATAATTAGAGCTCAGTGAGGTCTGAATTAGAACTATTCAGATCTCGAATCATTAAATGAGTTCACTATTAACCATTTATTATTCAGAATAGGTAATTCATTCAGATCTTATATTAAAGTTCTAAAATTATTACTCCTTCCAGACTCCAGTTCATATCAAGCGGAAATTTTAGCTTGAGTGCACCTTTTAAGAAATCACTAATTCTTAAAAAGTAAAAAGTGTTTTACTAACTTACTCTTAATTAATAGTACCTATTTAATATTATTTCTTAGCAATTACATAAAAATTCACTTATCTAGATAGAGAgaatttgaaagaaaataattaatatCTTCTCGATCATgtgaaacaccacttattttggaCGATGACGAAAAGATAAAaacacttagagcccgtttggattggcttataagctgttttcagcttttttgagtgtttggctggccagcttaaagtcattttatgcttaaaataagctcaaaaaaataattggacccatttgacttagtttatctaaagcagcttataagctgaaaacagcttataagccaaaaaaaataagttggactaccccaacttatttttttcagcttataagctgcaaacagctttaagctataagtcaatccaaacgggctcttaatatgGACCAGGTACATCATTCGGTTAAAACTTCTGAACTAAACATTTTACCATTACTCTATCCAACACCACTGCAAAATCACCACCTTCAACCTCCATCGTGCAAATTAAAGCAGCACCTCCACTACTGCCACCATAGTCAATCATTACTTCATAACCGCCTCCAACCACCTCTATACCACCAGTCATAACCGCACAACCTTCACCTCTAATCACCACTCCACAGCCACCACCATTCATCACCACACTGACTATTATCGATAGTCACCTCCATCAACCTCCATTATTGTTGCTATCTTTTTAGGTGTACTAATAGAAAAACATGCAATTTTTACAATCCCCTGTGTAAATTaagattctttttatttttttatgtaatattTTATGAAGATAAATTATTTGCATTCAGATGCTTAAAAACCGAGATAGTGGGCCTGGATGGCCACTCAACTTATGGTCATGAGCTATTAAAATCACTCAATTTTGTTTTGTCTTCCAAAAGTCACTACTTTGCCTAGTTAGtttctatgagcccgtttggattggcttataagttgctcataagctgtttttagcttttttgagtgtttggttggtcagcttaaagtcattttgtgcctaaaataagcccaaaaaattaattgggcccatttgacttagcaattgggctaccccaatttttttttttttttttttttttacttataagctgtcttcggcttataaactattttttttaagcccatccaaacaggctctatatatGGTCATTTTAGCACCGATACCCAATTAATGACGTGGCTGCTGTAAATTTTAggaaaataatatttcaaaaaatttaaatcaaTATTTAGATTTATTTAGGATCCAACACACCCTGAACCCGAACCAATTCTTGAACCGACCCGCTTACTGGCTTCATTATCAGCTTTGTTTCTCTAACTGCATCAGTCATGACTCTAGCTCTTTGGAACATTATATCTGTGTGGTCGGAATATGGCTTCTTACATCTATATTTACTTCCTTTGTGTTCATGCAATTGAATTTAAAACCGTTTGTAATTAGCAACTGCACCAGCCTGCTGGTAGGATAATGAAGTCAGTTGTCTCAATGCTTTTTCCTTTTACCTGATAGAGGCAGTGGGCGAATCTAGGATTCTCACTGAGGGAgttcgaaaagaaaaaaaaaaaaagtgccttGAATTTAAATTAGGAACCTCAAGGTGAATTTTGAACCCCCTGAACCACTAAACAAAACTCTTCTCTTGTGTTCAGGGTACTCAAAGTCcctatatgtacataaaaaataaaaataaaattgccAAGGGTGTTCACCGTCGGTGAGCCCTAGATCCGCCCTGGATACAGGTTCTGAAGCTACCCAAAAGAACATTAACTTTCTACCTCAGGAGTATAATACACCAGGGGTATAATTTAtctgttttttttcttttgtgtaGAAATTGAAGAACAACCGTGTTCTTTTAATTAAATGTTATTAAAGGCACATATCTTTTATAGTCAGCTCATTAAGCAGGCCGAGTTAAGAAATGGGTCTTGTTTAGGGTAGGTTGGGTCTGAAATAAATCTAAATAATGattttaatattttaaatattgTTTTCCTAAATATTTACAGTTGCCTTAAAAAAAGTACCGAAAATTGTATTTCCGGTTTAAATGATCATGGAAGTTAACTATGCAAAGTTAAGTGATTGTGATAGTCAATTACCATAAGTTGAGTGGTCATCCAGGCCACTAACTCCTTAAAAACTAGATAACCTTAATTATATATGTACTGTTCACATCTTGAAATACTAATTTAAATTCGGAAATTTTAATCTTAGAGGGGACAAAAAAAGTCTGACTTAAATTGTTTTATTTAAGATGTACATGGTAAATATGCAGGTTATTTATTTATGCCGCAGTGAACGGTTTACTGAACTGCAGCGCAATGACGCGCTTGTTGCAGTCCCTTACGTAGGTCCTTCCTTTTTTCTCAAGTTATTTTGGATTTATGCGTACACTTGACTAATTCAATAATCGTTGtgcatatttttaattttttaatattttatttatttttattttttatttatagtGGTTGCATAATTACGACTCAGAGAAGCTTCACAAAGCTGAGCCAGCCATCCAGAttcgagaaaaggacaaaaatgatcctttaactatgatagtaggttcaaaatagtcctttaactatgcacttaacggttttagtcctttaagtttgttacaagttaacaaaaacggtcccttaactatgagagtaggttcaaaatagtcccttaactatgcacttaacggttttggtcctttaagtttgccataagttgacagttttagtctcgacaaaatattcatcgaactctatttgttagatttgacgagaactatgaaaaaaagggaaaaattagtgagaactctagatcgatgaaataactcgggacaaaaccgacggacgttagtcggtAATAGGATGGACTTCcgcgcatttttcctcaaaaataaccgatggacttccgttggttttcataaaaaacaataaaaatttaaaaaaaaataaaaaatattgtccctcgattttatccatcggtttccgtccatcgttTTTTTCGCTTATTTTTtgtagtgacaacttttttagtttctgctatttctaatttatttctaaagtctagtgtattttatttagtcgatggattccatcagttttaatcgatagagtccgtcggtctttgtgtttcgagacaccattttctgacattatcaaaccgttaagtgcatacttaagggactatttttaaccaacccccatagttaagagaccattttgtcaacttatggcaaacttaaaggaccaaaaccgttaagtgtatagttaagggactattttgaacctactctcatagttaagggaccatttttgttaacttgtaacaaacttaaaggactaaaaccgttaagtgcatagttaagggactattttgaacctactatcataatTAAGGGATCATTTTTATCCTTTTCTCATCCAGATTCTTTCAAAGATAAGAGTATGTCGTTGACATTTGCTAC
Encoded here:
- the LOC132626324 gene encoding uncharacterized protein LOC132626324, with product MTSASSQRPAFGLSNLRKTVTWLFITLLIIYLLYSFNLILNKDSPECTLPSSSELSTKEAFSTKHPPASHNSKNSTSLSLQENPREPETGLKHIVFGIAASSNLWDKRKEYIKLWWRPGEMRGVVWLDKNVTIKKNEGLPEIRISENTTKFLYTNRQGNRSALRISRVVSETLRLEPKDVRWFVMGDDDTVFNVDNVVRILSKYDHNQYYYIGSSSESHIQNIFFSYAMAYGGGGFAISYPLAKELEKIQDRCIQRYPGLYGSDDRIQACMAELGVPLTREPGFHQYDVYGNLLGLLGAHPVTPLVSIHHLDVVDPIIPRMSRVEGLRRLFESMKYDTASIMQQSICYDKQKYWSISVSWGYVVQITRGNISPRELEMPTRTFLNWYKRADYTAYAFNTRPVTKHPCQKPFVYYISAAKYDRSNNQIVGIYHRHRESYPYCRWKIESPESINAIVVLKRPDNNRWQKAARRDCCKVLPSNNSYLYIWVGSCQAGETSEM